A stretch of the Asticcacaulis sp. ZE23SCel15 genome encodes the following:
- a CDS encoding patatin-like phospholipase family protein, which translates to MKMDAIEKLSAHYEQVVLVLQGGGALGSYQAGAYQVLHAHGIEPNWIAGVSIGAINAAIIAGNAPDERMAKLTSFWEQISTAFPTDGLSNLNPWFNTQFRQMSGLWSMFQGVPGFFRPSAQTMFSTPWLLPSETSFYDVSPLRDTLLSHIDFKRLNDGDIRLSLGAVHVTSGNFVYFDNRERTITPEHIMASGALPPGFPAVMIDGEAYWDGGVVSNTPLSYVLHGGVGDMHEDTLVFQIDLFNAQGAMPETLDEVYARIKDITYSSRTRLNTDAFLQKYVLRQAIRTLYEHIPDDAKDCAEVQALKALASEDRVTIVHLIHRGTQCQTQSKDYEFSRVTMLENWASGVADAQTAMRHEEWRTPPTEKDGLMVYDFTRGAKRKAKSGKAVKAEV; encoded by the coding sequence GTGCTGCAAGGCGGCGGGGCGCTGGGGTCGTATCAGGCCGGGGCCTATCAGGTGTTGCATGCGCATGGCATTGAGCCGAACTGGATCGCGGGGGTATCGATCGGGGCCATCAATGCGGCGATCATTGCCGGCAATGCGCCGGATGAGCGCATGGCCAAGCTGACCTCGTTCTGGGAGCAGATATCGACCGCCTTTCCGACCGATGGCCTGAGCAACCTAAATCCGTGGTTCAATACTCAGTTCCGCCAGATGAGCGGGCTGTGGAGCATGTTTCAGGGCGTGCCGGGCTTCTTTCGACCCAGTGCCCAGACGATGTTTTCGACGCCGTGGCTGCTACCGTCGGAGACCAGCTTTTATGACGTATCGCCGTTGCGGGATACGTTATTAAGTCATATCGATTTCAAGCGGCTTAATGACGGCGATATCCGCTTAAGCCTTGGTGCGGTGCATGTCACCAGCGGTAATTTCGTCTATTTCGACAATCGTGAACGCACCATAACGCCTGAGCATATTATGGCGTCAGGCGCGCTGCCGCCCGGTTTCCCGGCGGTGATGATCGATGGTGAGGCCTATTGGGACGGCGGAGTGGTGTCGAACACGCCGCTCAGTTATGTGCTGCACGGCGGGGTTGGCGACATGCACGAAGACACGCTGGTGTTTCAGATCGACCTGTTTAACGCGCAAGGGGCGATGCCGGAAACGTTGGATGAAGTCTATGCCCGCATTAAGGATATCACCTATTCCAGCCGGACGCGCTTGAACACCGACGCGTTCCTGCAAAAATATGTGCTGCGGCAGGCGATCCGCACCCTTTATGAGCACATCCCCGATGATGCCAAAGACTGCGCGGAGGTCCAGGCCCTGAAAGCACTGGCGTCCGAAGACCGGGTGACGATTGTCCACCTGATCCACCGCGGCACCCAGTGTCAGACCCAATCCAAGGATTATGAATTTTCGCGCGTGACCATGCTGGAAAACTGGGCGTCAGGCGTGGCCGATGCGCAAACGGCCATGCGGCATGAGGAATGGCGCACCCCGCCGACGGAAAAAGACGGGCTGATGGTCTATGACTTCACGCGCGGGGCTAAGCGCAAAGCGAAATCAGGAAAGGCCGTAAAAGCTGAGGTGTAA
- a CDS encoding aquaporin, with amino-acid sequence MSKALAEFIGTFVLVVFGCGAVVFSSDVVGVLGIAIAFGLAIVAMAYGIGSVSGCHVNPAVSLGALIAGRMTPRDFGIYVIAQCLGAIAGAAFLVAVVSGKLAGYDVAVDGLGQNGWGEGYGGGYGMAAAFLFEVVATFIFLVVILGSTHASSPAGFAGLAIGLTLAAIHIIGIPVTGVSVNPARSLGPAVFVGGQALAQLWLFIVAPLIGAALAGGVYRFGWLQSKL; translated from the coding sequence ATGAGTAAGGCATTAGCGGAGTTTATCGGCACGTTTGTGCTGGTGGTGTTTGGTTGTGGCGCGGTGGTGTTTTCATCAGACGTGGTTGGCGTTCTGGGCATCGCCATTGCCTTTGGTCTGGCGATCGTGGCTATGGCCTACGGCATCGGCAGTGTATCAGGCTGCCACGTCAATCCGGCGGTATCGCTGGGGGCGCTGATCGCCGGGCGGATGACGCCGCGCGATTTCGGCATCTATGTCATTGCCCAGTGCCTGGGGGCCATAGCCGGGGCGGCGTTCCTGGTGGCGGTAGTGTCGGGTAAGCTGGCCGGTTATGACGTCGCGGTTGACGGCCTTGGGCAAAACGGCTGGGGCGAAGGTTACGGCGGCGGTTATGGCATGGCGGCCGCGTTTTTGTTTGAAGTGGTGGCGACCTTTATTTTTCTGGTCGTGATTTTGGGCTCAACCCATGCCTCTAGCCCTGCCGGTTTTGCAGGCTTAGCCATCGGCTTGACGCTGGCGGCCATTCACATTATCGGTATTCCGGTCACCGGCGTTTCGGTCAATCCGGCCCGCAGTTTGGGGCCTGCCGTGTTTGTCGGCGGACAGGCCCTGGCGCAACTGTGGCTGTTTATTGTGGCACCGCTGATCGGGGCGGCGCTGGCCGGTGGGGTTTACCGCTTCGGATGGTTGCAGTCTAAGCTTTGA
- a CDS encoding DoxX family protein, with product MLTRPAPAPSNPSSAVRYDAYRLSRLYTLPEVLSAPWWLLARLWIGWVFFVSGLTKIADFDTTISLFADEYQVPVLPPEFAAFSATAFELICPVLIWLGLGTRLAAIPLLVMTAVIQFTYLQHDQHLFWAIILTGLIIHGGGKWSADHLIAQRLKA from the coding sequence ATGCTGACCCGACCTGCGCCTGCGCCCTCGAATCCCTCATCTGCCGTAAGATATGACGCCTATCGTCTTTCGCGTCTATATACCCTGCCCGAAGTTTTATCAGCGCCGTGGTGGCTGCTGGCGCGGCTGTGGATCGGCTGGGTGTTTTTCGTCTCCGGCCTGACCAAGATCGCTGATTTCGACACCACGATATCCCTGTTTGCCGATGAATATCAGGTGCCGGTTCTCCCGCCAGAATTTGCGGCATTTTCCGCGACGGCGTTTGAGCTGATCTGCCCGGTACTTATCTGGCTGGGTCTGGGCACACGCTTGGCCGCCATCCCGCTTCTGGTCATGACGGCGGTGATCCAGTTCACGTATCTGCAGCACGATCAGCACCTGTTCTGGGCGATTATCCTGACTGGCCTGATCATCCACGGCGGCGGGAAGTGGTCCGCCGATCACCTGATCGCACAGCGCCTCAAAGCTTAG
- a CDS encoding sigma-70 family RNA polymerase sigma factor codes for MSDTPARTGHEARLHPLFVAACGGDRRCYAALLSAISDIAQGYVRRKLSADGDDVVQEILISVHKGLHTYDVKRPCMPWLAAIMHYRLNDALRRRYRDQRMPKVAIEDVEAYLCAPVTESIDLDEHIVAAIAELPEGQQKVITGMYVKDMSVADVSKALGMSISAVKVTAHRAYKRLRDKLKEGGS; via the coding sequence GTGTCTGATACGCCTGCCCGCACTGGTCATGAGGCCCGCCTGCATCCGCTGTTTGTGGCGGCGTGTGGTGGCGACCGCCGGTGTTATGCCGCTTTGCTTTCTGCCATATCCGACATCGCTCAGGGCTATGTCCGGCGCAAACTAAGCGCTGATGGCGATGACGTTGTGCAGGAAATCCTGATCTCGGTCCATAAGGGTCTGCATACCTATGACGTGAAGCGCCCCTGCATGCCGTGGTTGGCGGCGATCATGCACTACCGGCTCAATGACGCTTTGCGGCGCAGGTATCGCGATCAGCGTATGCCCAAGGTGGCGATAGAGGACGTTGAGGCCTATCTATGCGCCCCTGTAACCGAAAGCATCGATTTAGACGAACACATAGTTGCAGCCATCGCGGAGCTTCCCGAAGGCCAGCAAAAGGTGATCACCGGCATGTATGTCAAGGACATGTCGGTGGCCGACGTCAGTAAGGCATTGGGTATGAGTATTTCCGCCGTCAAGGTTACGGCCCACCGGGCCTATAAACGCCTCAGAGATAAGCTTAAGGAGGGCGGATCATGA
- a CDS encoding NrsF family protein codes for MSIETLITQLSDKDRPVRYVPFLRVCAEWMAVTAISFGVLTLIYGFRADLGARLGEPLFLAELAMNLSLVIAAGVTATAAAYPDRAGIKGWRYLFIVPLGLYAGVFAAAASATPDLAVAVFHKHGFHCLLCIVIFAIIPAAWMLFRLRRLMVVKPMRAAGLSLIMALAAGGLGIRLVDAEPLSVGLLIWHYLPMLMLSGGALLLGRKIFR; via the coding sequence ATGAGCATCGAGACCCTCATTACGCAACTCTCAGACAAAGACCGGCCCGTTCGTTATGTGCCGTTTCTTCGGGTGTGCGCCGAATGGATGGCGGTGACGGCGATCAGTTTTGGCGTGCTGACGCTGATCTATGGCTTTCGGGCTGATCTGGGCGCGCGGCTGGGAGAGCCGTTGTTTTTGGCGGAACTCGCCATGAATTTGAGTCTGGTGATCGCCGCCGGTGTGACCGCAACGGCGGCGGCCTATCCTGACCGGGCGGGAATCAAAGGCTGGCGCTATCTGTTTATTGTGCCCCTTGGGCTCTATGCGGGGGTGTTTGCGGCGGCGGCCTCAGCCACGCCTGATCTGGCGGTGGCGGTGTTTCATAAACACGGCTTTCACTGCCTGTTGTGCATTGTTATTTTTGCGATTATTCCGGCGGCCTGGATGCTGTTTAGGTTACGCAGGCTGATGGTGGTTAAGCCCATGCGGGCGGCGGGGCTTAGCCTGATTATGGCGCTGGCTGCGGGGGGCTTAGGTATCCGGCTGGTCGATGCCGAGCCTTTGTCGGTAGGTCTCCTGATTTGGCATTACCTGCCCATGCTGATGCTGTCGGGGGGCGCATTGTTACTGGGGCGAAAAATATTTCGGTGA
- a CDS encoding DUF2282 domain-containing protein, protein MNKLLISAAIASALAGAVATAPSFAGDDMKKDKADKEKCYGVAKAGNNSCASADGSHSCAGHATKDNDPNEWVYVKAGECVKMGGSLTPPKKM, encoded by the coding sequence ATGAATAAGCTGCTTATCTCTGCCGCTATCGCCTCGGCCCTGGCCGGTGCTGTTGCCACCGCCCCATCCTTTGCGGGCGACGACATGAAGAAAGACAAGGCCGATAAGGAAAAATGCTACGGCGTTGCCAAGGCCGGCAATAATTCGTGCGCTTCGGCCGATGGTTCGCACTCCTGCGCCGGTCACGCCACTAAGGACAATGACCCGAACGAATGGGTCTATGTCAAAGCCGGCGAGTGCGTGAAAATGGGCGGCTCCCTGACCCCGCCGAAGAAGATGTAA
- a CDS encoding DUF692 domain-containing protein — protein MMSPPHLGYGLGLRSPHYGHFLNARPKSVDWLEIISDNYIRAHAGYHDMLCDLRTDYPIVMHGVGLSIGTTDPLDVDYLSVLKALADRIEAAWVSDHLCFTGINGENSHDLLPIPYTEEALKHLIPRIHQVQAALGRELVLENASTYVEFDGAILSEAEFFAELHARTGCGILLDINNVHVSSFNHGWDARAYIDAVPSTAIKQYHLAGHTDHGDYLFDTHNAPVADTVWALYDYARSVHGERATMIEWDADIPAFEVLEAELDKVRAR, from the coding sequence ATGATGTCACCACCTCATCTCGGTTATGGCTTAGGCCTGCGCAGCCCCCACTACGGGCATTTTCTGAACGCGCGCCCGAAATCGGTCGACTGGCTGGAAATCATTTCCGACAACTATATCCGCGCCCACGCAGGCTATCATGACATGCTGTGCGATCTGCGCACCGACTATCCCATCGTCATGCACGGGGTCGGCTTATCAATCGGCACGACCGATCCGCTGGATGTGGATTATCTGAGCGTGTTGAAGGCTTTGGCCGACAGGATAGAGGCCGCCTGGGTGTCCGATCACCTGTGTTTTACCGGCATTAATGGTGAAAACAGCCACGACCTTTTGCCCATTCCCTATACCGAAGAAGCGCTTAAACACCTCATCCCACGCATTCATCAGGTGCAGGCCGCGCTGGGGCGCGAACTGGTGCTGGAAAATGCGTCAACCTATGTCGAGTTTGACGGGGCGATCTTAAGCGAGGCTGAGTTTTTCGCAGAACTTCATGCGCGCACCGGCTGCGGGATTTTGCTCGATATCAACAATGTCCATGTCTCCAGCTTCAACCACGGCTGGGATGCGCGCGCCTATATTGATGCGGTGCCATCAACGGCGATCAAGCAGTACCATCTGGCCGGACATACCGATCATGGCGATTACCTGTTTGACACCCACAATGCGCCGGTCGCGGATACTGTGTGGGCGCTGTATGACTATGCCCGGTCGGTGCACGGTGAGCGGGCCACCATGATCGAATGGGACGCCGATATTCCGGCGTTTGAGGTGCTGGAGGCCGAACTGGATAAGGTGCGCGCCCGATGA
- a CDS encoding DNA-binding domain-containing protein: MTYRHQLEQLYEAATGRGAADMHLFKAARGNILPPQRRLNIYANGYYERLKAAVAADYPALAAFMGAGAFNAVVDVYVAATPSRHWDLNLYPIGLPDLVSPGPARNLATLEAAIVAVFWTADSTPLTAADLTGVDEAAFAEMPFELRTASRLFRFETSPNTYLTAHRAGNPALIGEGPEYLLIVRHGHEVHRHALEPLEYDVLTRLSKGQSLTESITTEAAAERLPHWLGRWLTDGFFNKP, from the coding sequence ATGACCTACCGCCACCAGCTTGAGCAACTATATGAGGCGGCGACCGGACGCGGGGCGGCGGATATGCACCTGTTCAAAGCCGCACGCGGCAATATACTGCCCCCGCAGCGAAGGCTAAACATCTATGCCAACGGTTATTATGAACGGTTAAAAGCGGCGGTCGCCGCCGATTATCCGGCGCTCGCAGCCTTTATGGGCGCGGGCGCGTTTAACGCGGTGGTGGACGTCTATGTGGCGGCGACACCCTCGCGGCACTGGGACTTGAATCTCTATCCCATTGGCTTGCCCGACCTTGTGTCGCCCGGCCCGGCCAGAAATCTGGCGACACTGGAAGCGGCGATTGTTGCTGTGTTCTGGACTGCGGACAGCACGCCCCTAACGGCGGCAGATTTGACTGGTGTGGATGAGGCGGCCTTTGCTGAGATGCCGTTTGAGCTGCGCACAGCCTCGCGCCTTTTCAGATTTGAGACATCACCCAATACTTATCTGACGGCGCACAGAGCGGGTAATCCGGCCCTGATAGGCGAGGGACCGGAATATCTGCTGATCGTCCGCCACGGCCACGAAGTCCATCGCCACGCCCTTGAGCCACTGGAATACGACGTGCTGACGCGCCTGTCTAAAGGGCAAAGCCTGACGGAATCGATTACCACCGAAGCCGCAGCCGAGCGCTTACCGCACTGGCTGGGCCGGTGGCTGACGGACGGGTTTTTCAATAAGCCTTAA
- a CDS encoding pyridoxamine 5'-phosphate oxidase family protein, with protein sequence MTEKDITEKFWKALRSDRTVMLGLRNVAPRPMTALVDGDEGGPIWIFTSKDTELAKALTPDETARFTFADKGHNVFATVYGALSPHNDRAVIDRLWNQFIAAWFTGKDDPKLQLLRFDAREAEIWVDASSLMAGLKLLLGSDPKEDFKDKVAKVEL encoded by the coding sequence ATGACCGAAAAAGACATCACCGAAAAATTCTGGAAAGCCCTGCGCTCTGACCGCACGGTAATGCTGGGCCTGCGCAATGTCGCGCCGCGGCCGATGACGGCGCTGGTGGACGGCGACGAAGGCGGGCCGATCTGGATTTTCACCTCCAAAGACACCGAACTGGCTAAGGCTTTGACGCCAGATGAGACGGCACGCTTTACCTTTGCCGATAAGGGCCACAATGTCTTTGCGACCGTCTACGGTGCCTTAAGCCCGCACAATGACCGCGCCGTGATCGATCGACTGTGGAACCAGTTCATAGCGGCATGGTTCACGGGCAAGGATGATCCGAAACTGCAATTGCTGCGCTTTGACGCGCGTGAGGCCGAAATCTGGGTCGATGCCTCAAGCCTGATGGCGGGGTTGAAACTCCTGTTGGGCAGCGATCCCAAGGAAGATTTTAAGGACAAGGTCGCCAAGGTCGAGCTGTAG